In a genomic window of Halorientalis sp. IM1011:
- a CDS encoding ATP-binding protein encodes MEQFVDRDAELDQLADCYESETADFVVIYGRRRLGKSELVRQSIADRTDAVYYQAVESTAQNQLEQFVDTATAQFPSLQNVRRDWEVFLETLGSEDAIVVIDEFPFLIEEDESLPSRIQRVWDMELQETGMTLVLVGSSISVMEDTVLSGSAPLYGRRTATIDLQPLSVAGARQFFPAYDPETAIMAWSIFGGTPHYLQTIDPDQPLGPNVQRTILSERGLLYSEPEFLLRTELRQPNTYFSILRALAHGRRTPNEIAGMAGVDSGSLSTYLQKLRRLRLVERHIPVTESPTASKRGRYRIAAPLFRFWFRFVYGNQDQLRLLGADAYDELVTPELADYVSPLFERLCQEALPGLVDRPFHQVGQWWFKEQELDVLGLTDDGLVAGECKFTSTPVSEGVLTDLERTAADVRWAEAPADGETLYVLFSRSGFTTDLERVADARADVRLFDLPETISAL; translated from the coding sequence ATGGAGCAATTCGTTGATCGGGATGCCGAACTCGATCAACTCGCGGACTGCTACGAATCCGAAACTGCAGACTTCGTCGTCATCTACGGTCGTCGTCGCCTTGGAAAAAGCGAGCTCGTCCGCCAGTCGATCGCTGATCGGACCGATGCTGTGTACTACCAGGCAGTCGAGTCCACAGCACAGAATCAACTCGAGCAGTTCGTCGATACAGCCACCGCGCAGTTCCCATCGTTGCAAAACGTCCGCCGTGACTGGGAAGTGTTCCTCGAGACACTCGGGAGTGAAGACGCTATCGTGGTCATCGACGAGTTTCCGTTCCTCATCGAGGAAGACGAGTCGCTGCCCTCGCGAATCCAACGCGTCTGGGACATGGAACTACAGGAGACAGGGATGACACTGGTCCTGGTCGGCTCCTCGATCAGTGTCATGGAAGATACGGTCCTCTCGGGAAGCGCGCCGTTGTACGGCCGACGGACGGCGACGATTGACCTCCAGCCCCTCTCTGTCGCCGGCGCCCGCCAGTTCTTCCCAGCGTACGACCCCGAGACCGCTATTATGGCATGGTCGATCTTTGGCGGGACACCGCACTACCTCCAGACCATCGACCCCGACCAGCCGTTGGGACCGAACGTCCAGCGGACGATTCTCTCGGAACGCGGCCTCCTGTACTCCGAACCCGAGTTCTTGCTCCGGACCGAACTCCGACAGCCGAATACGTATTTCAGCATCCTCCGGGCGCTCGCTCACGGGCGTCGTACCCCCAACGAGATCGCCGGCATGGCGGGTGTCGACTCCGGTTCACTCAGCACGTATCTGCAGAAGCTGCGCCGACTCCGCCTGGTCGAACGACACATCCCCGTGACCGAGTCACCGACGGCCTCGAAACGCGGCCGGTACCGAATCGCCGCGCCGCTGTTTCGGTTCTGGTTCCGCTTCGTGTACGGTAATCAGGATCAGTTGCGTCTGCTCGGCGCGGACGCATACGACGAACTCGTTACACCTGAACTGGCAGATTACGTGAGTCCATTGTTCGAGCGGCTCTGCCAGGAGGCGCTTCCGGGCCTCGTCGACCGACCGTTCCATCAGGTCGGGCAATGGTGGTTCAAAGAACAGGAGTTGGACGTCCTCGGCCTCACCGACGACGGACTCGTCGCCGGCGAATGTAAGTTCACGTCCACTCCCGTGAGCGAAGGTGTTCTCACCGACCTCGAACGAACCGCAGCGGACGTCAGGTGGGCAGAGGCGCCCGCAGACGGTGAGACGCTATACGTCTTGTTTAGCCGCTCCGGATTTACGACCGATCTCGAGCGTGTTGCCGACGCCCGTGCCGATGTTCGACTGTTCGACCTCCCCGAGACCATTTCTGCCCTGTGA
- a CDS encoding PqqD family protein, translated as MSTHGPESVPVRDCAEWSMEPVDGTERATITWQLTAQNRLDRFLFDLFGTDRERELTLDPVGSTVWQHCDGDHTVAEIASIVADEHDPERVEPVDETLSYFLVQLDERDLLSFRE; from the coding sequence ATGAGCACGCACGGTCCCGAGTCGGTCCCGGTTCGCGACTGCGCCGAGTGGTCGATGGAGCCCGTCGACGGGACCGAGCGAGCCACGATCACGTGGCAGCTTACGGCACAGAACCGTCTCGATCGCTTCCTGTTCGACCTGTTCGGGACGGATCGGGAGCGTGAGCTCACGCTCGACCCGGTCGGGTCGACGGTCTGGCAGCACTGTGATGGCGACCACACCGTCGCCGAGATCGCGTCGATCGTCGCCGACGAGCACGACCCGGAACGCGTCGAGCCAGTCGACGAAACGCTCTCGTACTTCCTCGTCCAGCTCGACGAACGGGATCTCCTCTCGTTCCGCGAGTAG
- a CDS encoding OPT family oligopeptide transporter, whose translation MTSDSVPEHANETRSTEGAPEGGPEPTIPAGRTVAELTVKAVAIGLVLNVIMLTANMYLGMRSGMTISASIPAAVISMGLFYVLRQVGIGGTLLENNIVQTMTSAGEALAAGVIFTIAGVTFLGESINIVDTAAVAILGGLLGVLFMIPMRRYLIVDKHDTLPYPEGTACADVLEAGDSGESGVKLISFGFLLSALYMWLANGMAAFRTTLQTAFSVGETRGFAVGGDFTPALVGVGYIIGPKIAGYVFGGGLIAWLMLIPILITGGFVPAAAADAGLMAQANAVWDQYIRYVGAGAMIVGGFHAILSMRQTIIDALRTTADELVGGESTGDTTQKRTKRDLPMKVVGGGAILIALALVVLPQVQVGLLGGFIAVIAAFLFVAVSAYLVGVVGSSSNPVSGMAVATILIAALAMKSTGVTDPVVVLVTASVVAIAAAVAGDTSQDLKTGYLIGATPRKQQIAQVIGITISAVFSGGVLYFFNQAYGIGSSTIPAPQAGMMALISEGVLTGTAQWGMILIGAVFAFVLILMRVPVLPFAVGIYLPITLATPIFLGGLLRGGIDRYVARGDDEDGTRAEETTYRGRIVAAGLITGEAILGIVIGALYITGIGSSSGAPFPLGFSPALQQRLGIVAIIALVVLFTASILRTRSGTSQ comes from the coding sequence ATGACATCAGATTCGGTACCTGAGCACGCTAACGAGACACGTAGTACTGAGGGCGCTCCAGAAGGGGGGCCCGAACCGACGATACCGGCCGGGCGGACTGTCGCCGAACTCACCGTCAAAGCGGTCGCCATCGGGCTGGTGCTGAACGTCATCATGCTGACCGCGAATATGTATCTCGGAATGCGGTCCGGCATGACGATCAGCGCCTCGATTCCGGCGGCCGTCATCAGTATGGGACTGTTCTACGTTCTCCGGCAGGTCGGCATCGGCGGCACCCTCCTCGAAAACAATATCGTCCAGACGATGACCTCGGCCGGCGAAGCGCTCGCGGCGGGGGTCATCTTCACGATCGCCGGTGTCACCTTCCTCGGCGAATCCATCAATATCGTGGACACCGCAGCCGTCGCTATCCTCGGCGGGCTGCTCGGCGTTCTGTTCATGATTCCGATGCGGCGCTATCTCATCGTCGACAAACACGATACACTCCCCTATCCGGAGGGGACTGCGTGTGCCGACGTCCTCGAGGCCGGGGACAGCGGCGAGAGCGGCGTGAAACTCATCTCCTTTGGCTTCCTCCTCAGCGCCCTCTACATGTGGCTCGCAAACGGCATGGCCGCGTTCCGGACCACGCTCCAGACGGCCTTCTCCGTCGGTGAGACCCGCGGCTTTGCCGTTGGTGGCGATTTCACACCGGCACTCGTCGGTGTCGGGTACATCATCGGGCCGAAAATCGCCGGATACGTCTTCGGCGGTGGCCTGATCGCGTGGCTAATGTTGATCCCGATCCTGATCACCGGGGGATTCGTCCCCGCCGCTGCTGCCGATGCCGGCCTGATGGCGCAGGCGAATGCCGTCTGGGATCAGTACATCCGCTACGTCGGTGCCGGCGCCATGATCGTCGGCGGCTTCCACGCCATTCTCTCGATGCGGCAGACGATCATCGACGCCCTCCGGACGACCGCCGACGAACTCGTGGGTGGGGAGAGCACCGGGGACACCACGCAGAAACGAACGAAGCGCGACCTCCCGATGAAGGTGGTCGGGGGCGGTGCGATACTCATCGCGCTGGCCCTCGTCGTCCTTCCCCAGGTGCAGGTCGGTCTGCTCGGCGGTTTCATCGCCGTCATCGCTGCCTTCCTCTTCGTCGCCGTGTCTGCGTATCTCGTCGGTGTCGTCGGCAGTTCCTCGAATCCCGTCTCCGGGATGGCCGTCGCGACGATCCTCATCGCCGCACTCGCGATGAAATCCACCGGTGTGACCGACCCGGTCGTCGTGCTGGTGACGGCGTCGGTCGTCGCGATCGCCGCCGCCGTGGCCGGTGACACCTCCCAGGACCTGAAAACGGGCTATCTCATCGGAGCGACGCCCCGAAAACAGCAAATCGCACAGGTAATCGGCATCACCATCTCTGCAGTGTTCTCCGGCGGCGTCCTGTACTTCTTCAACCAGGCTTACGGCATCGGGAGCAGTACGATTCCCGCACCGCAGGCCGGGATGATGGCGCTGATCTCCGAAGGCGTGCTCACCGGCACCGCACAGTGGGGGATGATCCTCATCGGCGCGGTCTTCGCCTTCGTGCTCATCCTCATGCGAGTCCCCGTATTGCCGTTCGCGGTCGGCATCTATCTGCCGATCACCCTCGCGACGCCGATCTTCCTCGGCGGCCTCCTCCGTGGCGGCATCGATCGCTACGTCGCGCGAGGAGACGACGAAGACGGGACACGGGCCGAGGAAACGACGTATCGGGGCCGCATCGTCGCCGCCGGCCTCATCACCGGCGAGGCGATCCTGGGCATCGTCATCGGCGCCCTGTACATCACCGGTATCGGGAGCAGTAGTGGTGCCCCCTTCCCGCTCGGATTCTCCCCTGCACTGCAGCAGCGTCTCGGGATCGTCGCGATCATCGCGCTCGTCGTCCTGTTCACAGCCAGCATCCTCCGCACCAGGTCAGGAACGAGCCAATGA
- a CDS encoding RNA-guided endonuclease TnpB family protein, with translation MRQEITTTVRVKLHSLTERKARLVGREYSAFQDAVHGDDDANLYSATKQQAGKVRSNKNPRADTEQPVVLRNDCITIEHDEDTVLSSWWFKLPVYNPEKERGDSIWVPVCVPKKDTHLLTDEYIRDSELVHRDGEWYVHLVCKRSVAVADEYDDVLAVDMGAKWIAVSTFLSDRDTTFHGAEVRRVREHYKQLRKSIGKAKVRSGAQVIERLGDKESRTVEHELHQVANELVARARERNAVIVFGDMTGLRFDNDKGRYVNDKTHKMPYAKMANILTYKAHLDGRECVPVSEYDTSRTCWRCGSQNTSREVQGRLECHDCGLDDNADKNGASNIGKRAVGKNIQSPLSTVGAVVAQPETQVVLKGTNGEMEPANSPEDVGLTLREGSPRL, from the coding sequence ATGCGCCAAGAAATCACCACCACGGTACGGGTCAAACTCCATTCGCTCACCGAACGGAAAGCCCGACTCGTCGGACGCGAATACTCCGCGTTCCAAGACGCCGTTCACGGTGACGACGACGCGAACCTCTACTCCGCCACCAAACAACAGGCGGGCAAAGTCCGGTCGAACAAGAATCCGCGAGCGGACACCGAGCAACCCGTCGTCCTCCGCAACGACTGCATCACCATCGAACACGACGAGGATACGGTTCTCTCGTCGTGGTGGTTCAAACTTCCCGTCTACAACCCCGAGAAGGAACGTGGGGATAGCATCTGGGTTCCCGTTTGCGTCCCCAAGAAGGACACCCACCTGCTCACCGACGAGTACATCCGCGACTCGGAACTCGTCCACCGAGATGGTGAGTGGTACGTCCACCTCGTCTGCAAACGGTCTGTGGCCGTCGCAGACGAGTACGACGACGTTCTCGCCGTCGATATGGGTGCGAAGTGGATAGCCGTCAGCACGTTTCTCTCCGACCGCGACACCACGTTCCACGGTGCGGAAGTCCGTCGCGTCCGCGAACACTACAAGCAACTCCGCAAGTCCATCGGGAAGGCGAAGGTGCGCTCGGGAGCGCAGGTCATCGAACGTCTCGGTGACAAGGAATCCCGGACGGTTGAACACGAGTTGCATCAGGTGGCGAACGAACTCGTCGCTCGCGCTCGGGAGCGCAACGCCGTCATCGTCTTCGGTGATATGACGGGGTTGCGCTTCGACAACGACAAGGGTCGGTACGTGAACGACAAGACCCACAAGATGCCGTATGCGAAGATGGCGAACATCCTCACGTACAAAGCTCATCTGGACGGGCGAGAGTGCGTTCCGGTGTCAGAGTACGACACGTCTCGGACGTGCTGGCGGTGTGGGTCGCAGAACACGAGTCGTGAGGTGCAGGGGCGTCTGGAGTGTCACGACTGTGGACTGGACGACAACGCAGACAAGAACGGGGCGTCGAACATCGGCAAACGAGCCGTCGGTAAGAACATTCAGAGTCCGCTATCGACGGTGGGGGCTGTTGTGGCTCAGCCCGAAACGCAGGTCGTACTCAAGGGAACCAACGGTGAGATGGAACCTGCGAATTCCCCGGAAGACGTGGGCCTAACCCTCCGTGAGGGAAGCCCACGACTTTAG
- the tnpA gene encoding IS200/IS605 family transposase: protein MPRGYSRERTSVHNLHYHFVWCPKYRKPVLTDEVADRLEQLIEEKADELDLDILRLAIQPDHVHLFITGNPKLAPNKIIQQVKGYTSRNLREEFDFGLPSLWTRSYFVSSAGEVSSQTIEEYIEAQTGR from the coding sequence ATGCCACGGGGGTACAGTCGAGAGCGAACGTCGGTTCACAACCTTCACTACCACTTCGTGTGGTGCCCGAAGTACCGCAAGCCGGTGCTAACAGACGAGGTTGCCGACCGCCTCGAACAACTCATCGAGGAGAAAGCCGACGAACTCGACCTCGACATCCTCCGACTGGCAATCCAGCCCGACCACGTACACCTGTTCATCACGGGTAACCCGAAACTCGCCCCGAACAAAATCATCCAACAGGTCAAGGGCTACACCTCGCGGAACCTCCGCGAAGAGTTCGATTTCGGCCTCCCCTCGCTGTGGACGCGCTCGTACTTCGTCTCCTCAGCAGGCGAAGTGTCGAGTCAGACCATCGAGGAGTACATCGAAGCACAGACTGGACGATGA
- a CDS encoding MarR family transcriptional regulator gives MISKAGIAVIDALSTGREATPVDLATETGYSQAHIYEVLDDLLDAGLLVERRGPNNQRKVRVADHPVIEAYRTLQSELSHVEWADLLSPATLKVCWFLDEARRVSEIAERLEITRQGVHKALSPLKNRAMLSPSGPEYAVSEDLAPLLAFAQAVVIHEHRSRAREIAPSATIEWCDPKRTLVRVQTTEDTDALLDAPDWQVTGLGRFEEYGLQFFLAGEPAFWYAPDEELTPGEVVCHTLALDSGARQVSYAMLLIEALDIDQKTLTDTATWYELESTVAAMYQALQGGVEDSEEFPVVLPSESEFMALKEQYGVK, from the coding sequence GTGATTTCAAAGGCCGGAATCGCCGTGATTGACGCTCTGAGTACCGGCCGAGAAGCGACGCCAGTGGATCTCGCAACTGAAACCGGGTATTCACAGGCACACATCTACGAGGTGCTCGATGACTTGTTGGACGCGGGGCTCTTGGTCGAACGCCGTGGGCCCAACAACCAACGGAAAGTCCGTGTCGCGGACCACCCAGTCATTGAAGCGTACCGGACGCTGCAGTCGGAACTCAGCCACGTTGAATGGGCCGACCTCCTCTCACCTGCCACCCTCAAAGTGTGCTGGTTTCTCGACGAGGCCCGCCGCGTATCCGAAATTGCAGAGCGACTCGAGATTACGCGCCAAGGCGTTCACAAGGCGCTGTCGCCGCTCAAAAATCGGGCGATGCTGTCCCCGTCCGGCCCCGAGTACGCGGTAAGTGAGGACCTCGCACCGCTGCTGGCGTTCGCGCAGGCCGTCGTGATCCACGAGCACCGATCGCGAGCCCGGGAGATCGCGCCGAGTGCGACTATCGAGTGGTGCGACCCGAAACGAACACTCGTCCGCGTGCAGACCACTGAAGATACAGACGCGCTACTAGACGCACCAGATTGGCAGGTGACCGGGCTTGGTCGGTTCGAGGAGTACGGGCTGCAATTCTTCCTTGCAGGTGAGCCCGCGTTCTGGTACGCGCCCGACGAGGAACTCACACCGGGCGAAGTGGTGTGTCACACGCTCGCCCTCGATAGCGGCGCCCGCCAGGTTAGCTATGCAATGTTGTTGATCGAGGCGTTAGACATCGACCAAAAGACGCTCACAGACACTGCAACGTGGTACGAACTGGAGTCCACGGTCGCTGCAATGTACCAAGCACTACAGGGAGGGGTCGAAGACTCGGAGGAGTTCCCTGTCGTCCTTCCAAGTGAATCAGAATTTATGGCGCTCAAAGAGCAGTACGGAGTCAAATGA
- a CDS encoding PQQ-binding-like beta-propeller repeat protein, with protein MPSISRREYLAVSATTVLAATTGCQTSSCTPTEPGVAQWPQTRASPHNTNAVPDQSTLTPGGDYWTNSLADDIDITGLVATNDTAVVVGHTPGEQNGFLTTVQLDDGSSDTTHELNRGPTGPPALAGSIAVTPVLGDYTEPSTGGLVALDTASWTTTWTHETAGRPNPPTVADDLLVATSDQGDVTALAASTGETQWTRTFGDDHQRASIPAPPAVDDDHVYITADGSAAQGIYALGRETGETQWEIPGPNIPKPLVRTEDVVLASYDRYELAAFDTRSGDRQWSKAMYDGGLFPPAIGQSRVFSADEETVYALAVENGDVHWVQDLDVAGSPMVVGESVVVPTTDRIVGLSIEDGNELWARSETSATGCVPVGLGLLYTSGNTVTLQTNCD; from the coding sequence ATGCCCTCCATATCGCGCCGTGAATACCTTGCAGTCTCAGCCACGACAGTTCTCGCGGCAACTACCGGCTGCCAGACCAGCTCCTGTACGCCGACAGAGCCTGGCGTCGCGCAGTGGCCACAGACACGTGCCTCTCCGCACAATACGAACGCCGTTCCCGATCAGTCGACGCTCACGCCTGGCGGTGACTATTGGACGAATTCGCTTGCGGACGATATCGATATCACTGGACTCGTTGCCACAAATGATACGGCTGTCGTCGTTGGCCACACACCTGGCGAGCAGAATGGCTTCCTGACCACCGTGCAACTCGACGATGGGTCCTCCGATACGACCCACGAACTCAACCGGGGTCCAACTGGGCCACCAGCCCTCGCAGGTTCGATCGCTGTGACGCCCGTACTTGGCGACTATACCGAGCCATCGACCGGCGGGCTCGTCGCACTCGACACCGCTAGCTGGACGACCACTTGGACCCACGAGACGGCTGGACGGCCGAATCCACCGACCGTCGCTGACGACCTCCTCGTCGCCACGAGCGACCAAGGCGATGTAACTGCGCTTGCGGCGTCCACTGGCGAAACGCAGTGGACGCGGACGTTTGGTGACGATCACCAGCGTGCAAGCATCCCTGCACCGCCAGCCGTCGACGACGACCACGTGTACATCACGGCAGATGGCTCTGCTGCCCAGGGAATCTATGCGCTGGGCCGCGAGACGGGTGAAACACAGTGGGAAATTCCTGGGCCAAATATTCCGAAACCGTTAGTTCGCACGGAGGATGTCGTCCTCGCGAGCTACGACCGCTATGAACTCGCGGCGTTCGACACTCGGAGTGGAGATCGGCAGTGGTCGAAAGCGATGTACGATGGTGGTCTGTTCCCACCAGCAATCGGACAAAGCCGCGTCTTTAGCGCGGACGAAGAAACCGTGTACGCGCTTGCCGTCGAGAATGGTGACGTCCACTGGGTACAAGACCTCGATGTCGCAGGCTCCCCAATGGTCGTTGGGGAGTCTGTCGTCGTTCCGACGACTGACCGGATTGTGGGTCTGAGTATTGAGGACGGTAACGAGCTGTGGGCTCGGTCTGAGACATCTGCCACAGGATGCGTTCCTGTTGGTCTGGGCCTGCTTTACACATCAGGGAATACGGTGACGCTGCAAACAAACTGTGACTGA
- a CDS encoding SatD family protein — MTKNQADAVFVAVIGDIRGSRELADRSEAQREFKQVVNSLNDEFPDSSIASQFTVTTGDEFQVLLTDATDAVEALVSVSDRFHPARLRFGIGLGPLDTQLNPNQAIGMDGPCFHRAREAIEAAKDAGAWVRVDGWSSELVAHVNSMFDLVQCVREDWTDRQAQFARALKEEGTQKRVVERFDVSKSTVSESLSAGHVQEVRNAETSLGERLQTALEEERA, encoded by the coding sequence ATGACCAAGAATCAAGCCGACGCCGTGTTCGTGGCCGTCATCGGGGACATCCGGGGGTCTCGGGAGCTCGCGGATCGGAGCGAAGCACAGCGAGAGTTCAAGCAGGTGGTCAACTCCCTGAACGACGAGTTCCCGGACAGCTCCATCGCCTCCCAGTTCACCGTCACGACGGGCGACGAGTTCCAGGTGCTCCTGACAGACGCGACCGATGCCGTCGAAGCGCTGGTCTCGGTAAGCGACCGGTTCCACCCGGCCCGACTCCGGTTCGGCATCGGGCTCGGGCCGCTGGATACGCAGCTGAACCCGAACCAGGCAATCGGGATGGATGGCCCGTGTTTCCACCGGGCACGAGAGGCGATCGAAGCGGCCAAGGACGCGGGGGCGTGGGTCCGCGTCGATGGCTGGTCGAGCGAGCTAGTGGCGCACGTCAACTCGATGTTCGACCTGGTGCAGTGTGTCCGTGAAGATTGGACGGATCGGCAGGCGCAGTTCGCGCGAGCCCTCAAAGAGGAGGGCACCCAGAAACGCGTCGTTGAGCGCTTCGACGTCTCGAAGTCCACGGTGAGTGAATCACTGAGTGCTGGACACGTCCAGGAGGTACGGAACGCCGAGACCTCCCTCGGAGAGCGGCTCCAGACGGCGCTCGAGGAGGAGCGGGCATGA
- a CDS encoding DUF3307 domain-containing protein, translating to MSGWLTGLGPAGTALALLVLGHVLGDFAFQTEALAMAKHRLQPLLTHWAIVLVVHVAVFVPLLTVQSVVVVAIIGLLHLPIDAVSAQLRERRDGSALLFLGDQLAHLLVILAGWSLLAPGVWRLTPLLTGIRGVTQLPWAAVTTGAVYLAAFVFAHDGGNAIVRGVLPDADPVPDTEDDLEVGSLIGSLERWIILFLGVAGLWGAVGLVVAAKSIARFEELKKQPFAEYFLVGTLTSVLVAIALVGLVSVLV from the coding sequence ATGAGCGGGTGGCTGACCGGGCTTGGCCCGGCGGGGACCGCGCTTGCACTGCTCGTGCTGGGGCACGTCCTTGGTGACTTCGCCTTCCAGACGGAGGCCCTGGCGATGGCCAAGCATCGACTCCAACCGTTGCTCACGCACTGGGCCATTGTCCTCGTCGTCCACGTCGCCGTGTTCGTGCCGTTGTTGACCGTCCAGTCAGTGGTGGTCGTCGCGATTATCGGGTTACTTCATCTCCCCATCGACGCCGTCTCGGCGCAGCTCCGCGAGCGCAGAGACGGGTCGGCACTTCTGTTTCTCGGTGACCAACTGGCCCATCTTCTGGTCATCCTCGCGGGGTGGTCGTTGCTTGCCCCCGGTGTCTGGCGCCTCACACCGCTGCTGACCGGGATTCGTGGCGTGACGCAGCTTCCTTGGGCGGCGGTGACCACGGGAGCGGTGTACCTCGCAGCGTTCGTGTTCGCACACGACGGCGGGAACGCCATCGTCCGTGGCGTGCTCCCGGACGCGGATCCTGTGCCTGACACGGAGGACGATCTGGAGGTCGGGTCGCTCATCGGGAGCCTCGAACGGTGGATCATCCTCTTCCTCGGCGTGGCTGGGCTGTGGGGCGCGGTCGGGCTCGTCGTGGCCGCGAAGTCGATCGCCCGCTTCGAGGAGCTGAAGAAACAGCCCTTCGCCGAGTACTTCCTCGTCGGTACTCTCACCAGCGTGCTCGTCGCCATCGCGCTCGTCGGGCTGGTGTCGGTCCTCGTTTGA
- a CDS encoding DNA-binding protein, translating to MSSNNASGKVVTVDEQAFENADEQAVDDDRFPVVDETPAFEAAVEQETQAKVDANHPDGIADTSEDRIHGVTLEQEERIRARETELEHISAQAELGTQEGREQRTRDIAVKRSAERRGEFHKRAASVHPMADPDVDDPRAELTQDELGAVNEQSMRLADQLDGWSRAAIGRRLGAAVADGTDVRSAVLEVVEELQTASGTVVPIGRLEDVDRKEVSIEGQIETLWTPSHPSIAQVGLVADDSGQTRVTIWKASEAPWLEEGEQVRIHGAARNWYEGRVSLAVTGWSTIHFPERGRWWDA from the coding sequence TAACAACGCTAGCGGAAAGGTCGTTACGGTCGATGAACAGGCATTCGAGAACGCGGACGAACAGGCAGTCGATGACGACAGGTTCCCGGTCGTCGACGAGACGCCGGCGTTCGAGGCGGCAGTCGAGCAGGAGACCCAGGCCAAGGTGGATGCGAACCACCCAGACGGGATCGCAGACACGAGCGAGGATCGGATTCACGGTGTCACCCTCGAACAGGAAGAGCGCATTCGGGCGCGGGAAACCGAACTGGAGCACATCAGTGCCCAGGCCGAGTTGGGGACGCAGGAGGGTCGGGAGCAGCGCACGCGAGACATCGCCGTCAAACGAAGCGCTGAGCGGCGTGGTGAGTTCCACAAGCGGGCTGCAAGCGTGCACCCGATGGCAGATCCCGACGTAGACGATCCCCGAGCCGAACTCACGCAGGACGAGTTGGGGGCGGTCAACGAGCAGTCGATGCGACTGGCCGACCAGCTGGATGGCTGGTCACGGGCGGCGATCGGCCGGCGGTTGGGTGCAGCCGTAGCCGACGGTACAGACGTGCGGAGTGCAGTCCTGGAGGTGGTCGAAGAGTTGCAGACGGCTTCCGGGACAGTAGTCCCCATCGGGAGACTCGAGGACGTCGATCGCAAGGAGGTGAGCATCGAAGGTCAAATCGAAACACTGTGGACTCCCTCCCATCCGAGCATCGCCCAGGTCGGGCTCGTTGCGGACGATAGTGGGCAGACCCGGGTGACGATCTGGAAGGCATCAGAGGCGCCGTGGCTCGAAGAAGGTGAGCAGGTTCGCATCCACGGGGCAGCCAGGAACTGGTACGAGGGCCGGGTCTCACTGGCTGTCACCGGCTGGAGCACCATCCACTTCCCGGAGCGCGGCCGCTGGTGGGACGCATAG